In Xiphophorus hellerii strain 12219 chromosome 13, Xiphophorus_hellerii-4.1, whole genome shotgun sequence, the following proteins share a genomic window:
- the polr2k gene encoding DNA-directed RNA polymerases I, II, and III subunit RPABC4, whose amino-acid sequence MDAQKDLQPPKQQPMIYICGECHTENEIKARDPIRCRECGYRIMYKKRTKRLVVFDAR is encoded by the exons ATGGACGCACAGAAAGATCTACAGCCGCCCAAACAACAACCGATGATCTACATCTGTGGAG aaTGTCACACTGAGAATGAAATTAAAGCTCGTGATCCCATCAGATGCAGAGAGTGTGGCTACAGGATCATGTACAAGAAGAGAACAAAGAGAT TGGTTGTATTTGATGCCCGGTGA